A region from the Desulfomarina profundi genome encodes:
- a CDS encoding PFL family protein: MLRSDQIIATVEMIQKENLDVRTVTMGINLLDCRGESVQSTCENIKKRINTLAGNFVPTCDAISRKYGIPVVNKRISVTPIAFVGAGFKRDGFISIAKSLDEAATDIGIDILGGFSAQLEKGMTATDREFIAALPEAIAETDKICASVNIATTQKGINMDALAMMGTTIKELAERTADSGGFGAAKFVVFCNQPGDNPFMAGAIHGLEEADAVLNVGVSGPGVIARSLERLIDNHPENGTLQLDELAEEIKQTTFRVTRCGELIGRAVSKSLGIEFGVVDLSLAPTPTIGDSVGEIFKILGVDAVGAPGSTAILAMLNDAVKKGGIFASKTVGGLSGAFIPVMEDAVLAEAVGNGSLCIEKLEAMTCVCSVGLDMVAIPGSVDSDTISAIIADEMALGMVNSKTTAARLIPVPGKEAGEHVSFGGLFGASPIIEVKNAGQSGRFISWGGRIPAPIHSFKN, from the coding sequence ATGCTCCGTTCAGACCAGATAATTGCAACCGTGGAGATGATCCAGAAAGAAAATCTGGATGTCCGTACGGTGACCATGGGTATAAATCTCCTTGATTGCCGGGGGGAGTCGGTACAAAGTACCTGTGAAAATATTAAAAAACGAATCAATACCCTGGCAGGAAATTTTGTGCCGACCTGTGATGCGATCAGTAGAAAATACGGCATTCCCGTTGTCAACAAAAGAATTTCCGTAACCCCCATCGCCTTTGTGGGAGCCGGTTTTAAAAGAGACGGTTTTATCTCGATCGCAAAAAGCCTCGATGAGGCTGCCACCGATATCGGCATCGATATTCTCGGAGGTTTCTCAGCCCAGCTCGAGAAGGGAATGACAGCCACTGACCGGGAATTTATCGCTGCTCTGCCTGAGGCTATTGCCGAAACTGATAAAATCTGCGCTTCAGTCAATATTGCCACGACTCAGAAGGGCATTAACATGGACGCTCTGGCCATGATGGGTACCACCATCAAGGAACTCGCTGAAAGAACGGCCGATTCCGGTGGCTTCGGGGCCGCCAAATTCGTTGTATTCTGCAATCAGCCCGGGGATAACCCTTTTATGGCAGGTGCCATTCATGGACTTGAAGAGGCGGATGCGGTTCTCAATGTCGGCGTCAGCGGGCCGGGTGTCATCGCCCGATCCCTTGAACGGCTCATCGACAATCATCCTGAAAACGGAACACTCCAGCTGGATGAACTGGCAGAAGAAATCAAGCAGACCACCTTCCGGGTCACCCGCTGCGGAGAGTTGATCGGACGGGCTGTATCAAAATCCCTGGGGATAGAATTTGGTGTAGTTGACCTCTCCCTTGCCCCCACACCCACCATCGGGGACAGCGTCGGGGAGATTTTCAAGATTCTCGGCGTTGATGCCGTGGGTGCCCCTGGATCCACAGCCATTCTTGCCATGCTCAATGATGCCGTGAAAAAAGGTGGCATCTTCGCCAGTAAAACAGTGGGAGGGTTGAGCGGTGCCTTTATTCCGGTAATGGAAGACGCAGTCCTCGCGGAAGCTGTTGGCAACGGCTCCCTCTGCATTGAAAAACTGGAAGCAATGACCTGTGTCTGCTCTGTGGGGCTTGACATGGTGGCCATCCCGGGCTCCGTTGACAGTGATACCATCTCCGCAATCATCGCCGATGAAATGGCCTTGGGAATGGTCAACTCAAAAACCACTGCGGCACGGCTCATTCCAGTTCCCGGCAAGGAAGCAGGGGAACATGTCAGTTTCGGCGGGCTCTTTGGAGCAAGCCCCATTATTGAAGTGAAAAACGCAGGACAGTCCGGCCGTTTTATAAGTTGGGGCGGACGAATTCCAGCCCCCATTCACAGCTTTAAAAATTAA